From the Winogradskyella forsetii genome, the window TTTAAAATTTTAAACGTCGTGGTATCGATCTGTTTTACGTAATCACTCAAATTACTTAAATCTTCACAAACGAATGAAAAATTGGACTTTTCGAGTTTTACGCCTTTGATTTGCGCAATACGTTCCAGCGCTTTTAGATTGGTTATATCGCAGCCCAATCCATAAACGGTATCCGTCGGATAAATTATCAATCCGCCATTTTTTAGCACCTTAATTACCTTTTGTATTTCCTTTGGGTTCGGATTCTCAGGGTATATTTTAATAAACTCAGCCATAATAAGTATCTTACAAATACGTTTTTACAAAGTAACTATATTTTTCAATATGAAGCCACTAAAATTAATAGTCATCTTTTTACTATCAATTTCAACATTGACGTCTTGTTCGTCTGATAATCCAGATAACCCTGAAATTGAAGTCTTAAACCCACTTGAAGTTTACGAAGAAATGAACATCTCTTACGGAAACGAGAACGGCCAAGTGTTTGATCTGTACTTGCCAGCAAATCGAACTTCAGCGACTAAAACGATCATTTTGGTTCATGGAGGCGGTTGGACTTCTGGCGATAAATTAGATATGAATCCCTATGCGGCATACATAAAAGATCAAATGCCTGGATATGCCGTTGTGAATATGAATTATAGATTGGCAGATAATGACAACCCACCTTATCCGATGCAAATTAATGATATCACAAGTGTTGTTGATTATTTAGAAACTCACGAAAGTTACTATACCATTTCTGATGATATCGGTTTTGTTGGTGTGAGTGCTGGTGCACATTTATCCTTATTGTGGAGCTATGGTTTTGATACTAACCATAAAGTGAATATGGTCTGTAGTGTGGTTGGACCGACTAATTTTACGGATCCTGCATACTTAAACAATACAGATCCATTACTGCAAGACATTATAGATGCATTTGGAGTAGATCCCTCTATAGCATTTTTAGAAGAAGCGAGTCCTTATCATCGTGTTACCGCTTCTGCGCCACCGACTATTTTGTTTTATGGAGGCCAAGATCCGTTAATTCCAACAACCCAAGGAACAGCCATGCGAGATAAACTTGAGGAATTGAACGTTACGCATGAATTTACCTTATACCCTACAGAAGGTCATGTTTGGTTGGGGCTTAATTTATTGGATACAACTTTAAAATTAAAAGCTTTTATTGAAACACATTTATAGCGTTTAGTCATAAAATTCAATTTAAAAATCATTATTGTCCGATTAAATTATTTTGTATTCTTTTAGGTATTGGTTCTATTAAGGTTTAAGTATTTGAAATTAATATATTTTGCTTTTTTACAAGTCATGAAGTAGAAAACTGGTACAATGATTTTCATTCTGTTTCTCGAATAGTTATAATTGAGTCTATGTTCTTGATTCTAACAGCGCAGCGGTCTTTGGTCTTTATTGGACAACAATATTCAAAATGTTAAAAAATTAAAATAGTGTAACAATGTGAGTAGATTGATAGTCTATTAGGTATGCATCAATCAATCAAAATCATCATCGCCTTGTTTATTTCAGCAAAACTCTTTGCTACAGAATATAACCCACCTATTGTTTTTACTAAAGCCGAATTTGTAAATGCGTCAACCACACGGATTCCATTTAAAGTTATTGACCAACTTATTGTAGTTGAAGTTGAACTACTGGATAAGGAAGGTAACTTTATTATTGATACAGGTTCCGAAACGTTGATCCTAAATAGTGTTCATTTTAAACACTCAAGACGTTACAGGCAAGATGGAGAGGAACGAAGTGGTGTGCATCAGGAAATTGAAAATGTAAAAGCCAAATATCTCGATGCGTTGAGTTTGGAAGATTTTCGCTTAGAAAACTTAAACGCTGATGTGATTGATTTAAGCCATATCGAAAAGATAAAAAAAATTGAAGTTTTAGGAATTATTGGTTACAGCATATTGAAGGAGTTTGAAGTCTTTATCGATATGCACCTAAATCAAATTACCTTAACAAAAATAGACAAGAACGGCGAACTTTTATCTGATAAAGTATATGCCGAAACCATAAACGATAGTATTGATTTTCAATTAAAGAGGCACACCATCATTATTGATGCACAAATCGGAAACCATAAGGTTAAATTTGGATTGGACACAGGTGCTGAGTATAATCAATTGAATAAAAATCTAGATTCAGAAATTTTAGACTATTTTTATCCTAGCAAAGAATTAAAGCTTACAGGTGCTAGTGGTAAGCAAGTGAAAGTTATGGCAGGGAAATTGTATAGAGTGAAGTTGAACGATTCAATTTACTTTGGCCCAATGAAAACTGTACTAACTAATTTAAGACAAATGAACAGTGCATTTAGCACCCATCTTGATGGCATATTAGGCTTTGAATTTTTCGCTCAACAACGAACGATTATTAATTACAAAAAACAGAAACTCTATTTTATAAAGTTTCCGATTATAAAGCCTTGAAAATAAAACAACACTTTCTTTTTTTTCTTTTCATCTCCTTTCTGTGCGCCTTTAAATCCATTGCTCAAAGCAAAACCATAAAAGGTTATGATATTAAAGGTGAAGACGTCATTTTTATATTTAACGTCAATGACTACCCTAATATCAAAAATAA encodes:
- a CDS encoding alpha/beta hydrolase; this encodes MKPLKLIVIFLLSISTLTSCSSDNPDNPEIEVLNPLEVYEEMNISYGNENGQVFDLYLPANRTSATKTIILVHGGGWTSGDKLDMNPYAAYIKDQMPGYAVVNMNYRLADNDNPPYPMQINDITSVVDYLETHESYYTISDDIGFVGVSAGAHLSLLWSYGFDTNHKVNMVCSVVGPTNFTDPAYLNNTDPLLQDIIDAFGVDPSIAFLEEASPYHRVTASAPPTILFYGGQDPLIPTTQGTAMRDKLEELNVTHEFTLYPTEGHVWLGLNLLDTTLKLKAFIETHL
- a CDS encoding pepsin/retropepsin-like aspartic protease family protein encodes the protein MHQSIKIIIALFISAKLFATEYNPPIVFTKAEFVNASTTRIPFKVIDQLIVVEVELLDKEGNFIIDTGSETLILNSVHFKHSRRYRQDGEERSGVHQEIENVKAKYLDALSLEDFRLENLNADVIDLSHIEKIKKIEVLGIIGYSILKEFEVFIDMHLNQITLTKIDKNGELLSDKVYAETINDSIDFQLKRHTIIIDAQIGNHKVKFGLDTGAEYNQLNKNLDSEILDYFYPSKELKLTGASGKQVKVMAGKLYRVKLNDSIYFGPMKTVLTNLRQMNSAFSTHLDGILGFEFFAQQRTIINYKKQKLYFIKFPIIKP